A window of Staphylococcus sp. 17KM0847 contains these coding sequences:
- a CDS encoding YisL family protein, with protein sequence MVLINLHIISFIMLLILFFATYENFSSKQGATPLFKPLHMTMRLFMIFVLVTGLWLIAKAFTSADASHMLLTLKMVAGLTVVGLMEVTITRKKKHVSSRRLFIWTWIIVIVTVVLGTILPWGPITSLFH encoded by the coding sequence ATGGTATTAATTAATTTACACATTATCAGTTTTATTATGTTGTTAATTCTATTTTTTGCAACATATGAAAACTTTTCGAGCAAACAAGGTGCAACACCATTATTTAAGCCACTACATATGACAATGCGTTTATTTATGATTTTTGTATTAGTAACGGGCTTGTGGCTGATTGCTAAAGCTTTTACAAGTGCTGATGCAAGTCATATGCTATTGACATTGAAAATGGTAGCAGGTTTAACTGTTGTAGGTTTAATGGAAGTGACGATTACACGTAAAAAGAAACATGTATCGAGTCGCCGATTATTTATTTGGACGTGGATTATTGTTATTGTTACAGTAGTACTTGGAACGATACTACCATGGGGACCTATCACATCACTTTTTCACTAA
- a CDS encoding CoA-disulfide reductase codes for MKKQKIVVIGAVAGGATSASQIRRLDSDSDIIIYEKDRHMSFANCGLPYYLGNIVTSRDQLLPLTPDTFYDKKQITVKLQHEVTGVDTDTQVITVKNHQTGEVIKDTYDTLILSPGARARQLDFNVPHLFTLRNMEDTDKIESYITSHNVKNALIVGAGYISLEVLENLYHRGISPTLIHRSETVNKLMDQDLNDVIFSELDARHIPYRLNEEIKTIEGHTVTFTSGITETYDMIIAGVGVLPNSEFLHTSDIHRDENGYIPVNARFQTNIENIYAVGDIVTHHYRHVDLPAHVPLAWGAHRGASIIAEQIAGNQDVIFKGYLGSSIVKFFDYTLASTGISPTELDHFDYEMVEVMNGTHAGYYPNNSQIRLRAYYDKHTRQLLRAAAVGKAGVDKRIDVLSMAMTYNATIDDLTEFEVAYAPPYSHPKDLINMLGYKARP; via the coding sequence ATGAAAAAACAAAAAATTGTGGTTATAGGGGCTGTTGCTGGTGGAGCAACAAGTGCAAGTCAAATTCGTCGCCTAGATTCAGACAGCGATATTATTATTTATGAAAAAGATCGTCATATGAGTTTTGCCAATTGTGGCTTGCCTTATTACCTGGGAAATATTGTAACTTCACGTGATCAACTTCTGCCATTAACACCTGACACTTTTTATGATAAGAAACAAATTACCGTCAAGTTACAACATGAAGTGACTGGTGTAGATACTGATACACAAGTCATTACAGTTAAAAATCATCAAACAGGAGAAGTCATCAAAGACACTTACGACACCCTTATATTAAGTCCGGGGGCTCGGGCAAGACAACTGGATTTCAATGTACCACACCTTTTTACATTGCGTAATATGGAAGATACAGATAAGATTGAATCTTATATTACATCACACAATGTAAAAAATGCGCTCATTGTTGGTGCGGGTTATATCAGTTTGGAAGTATTAGAAAATTTATATCATCGTGGTATATCTCCTACGCTCATTCATCGCTCAGAAACAGTCAATAAACTTATGGATCAAGATTTAAATGATGTCATCTTTTCTGAACTGGATGCACGTCATATTCCATATCGTCTCAATGAAGAAATTAAAACGATCGAGGGTCACACCGTTACCTTTACATCTGGTATCACTGAAACATATGATATGATTATTGCTGGTGTGGGTGTCTTACCAAACTCTGAATTCCTGCATACATCTGACATTCATAGAGATGAAAACGGTTATATCCCAGTCAATGCACGTTTTCAAACCAATATTGAAAATATATATGCAGTAGGTGACATTGTTACCCATCATTATCGTCATGTTGATTTACCTGCACATGTTCCACTTGCTTGGGGGGCGCATCGTGGCGCTAGTATCATCGCTGAACAAATTGCTGGTAATCAAGATGTTATATTTAAAGGGTATCTTGGCTCTAGTATCGTAAAGTTTTTTGATTATACATTAGCAAGTACAGGTATATCCCCTACTGAACTTGATCATTTTGACTATGAAATGGTTGAAGTTATGAATGGTACACATGCCGGATACTATCCCAACAATAGTCAAATCCGTTTGCGTGCATATTACGATAAACATACACGCCAACTTTTACGTGCTGCAGCAGTAGGTAAAGCTGGTGTAGATAAGCGTATAGACGTTTTATCGATGGCCATGACGTATAATGCAACAATAGATGATTTAACTGAATTCGAAGTAGCATATGCACCACCATATAGCCATCCAAAAGATTTGATTAATATGCTTGGCTATAAAGCTCGACCATAA
- a CDS encoding Cof-type HAD-IIB family hydrolase produces MKKHLICLDLDGTLLNDEKNISDYTFRVLKTLQQQGHYIMIATGRPYRASKLYYNQLALNTPIVNFNGAFIHHPLDTHFPTYHERLDEGLAMSIIDTLKKMNIQNIIAEVGDQVYIDRPDARLFDGFSMGNPNVKMGDLCELLHEDPTSLLVEAEEHMIPRVKQVLTRFYAENIEHRRWGAPFPVIELVKRGISKAVGIDVVRKYLGIDRNEIIAFGDEDNDLEMIKYAKHGVAMDNAIHELKYVAKETTLSNNDDGIGVYLNHFFNLNIPK; encoded by the coding sequence ATGAAGAAACACTTAATATGCTTGGATTTAGATGGAACTTTATTGAATGATGAAAAAAACATCTCTGATTATACCTTTCGTGTATTGAAAACACTCCAACAACAAGGTCACTATATTATGATTGCCACAGGTCGTCCATATCGTGCTAGTAAACTTTATTATAATCAACTCGCACTTAACACACCTATCGTTAACTTTAATGGTGCTTTTATACATCATCCTCTTGATACTCATTTTCCAACTTATCATGAACGCCTTGATGAAGGCTTAGCTATGAGTATTATTGATACATTAAAAAAGATGAATATACAAAATATTATTGCTGAAGTCGGAGATCAAGTTTATATTGATCGTCCAGATGCTCGACTTTTCGACGGTTTTAGTATGGGCAATCCCAATGTTAAAATGGGAGATTTATGTGAATTATTACACGAAGACCCTACAAGTCTTCTCGTTGAAGCGGAAGAACATATGATTCCACGTGTCAAACAAGTCCTCACTCGCTTTTATGCTGAAAATATTGAACATCGACGTTGGGGTGCCCCCTTTCCTGTTATAGAATTAGTCAAACGTGGCATAAGTAAAGCCGTTGGTATCGATGTCGTACGCAAATACCTCGGTATTGACCGCAATGAAATCATCGCATTCGGTGATGAAGATAACGACCTTGAAATGATTAAGTACGCCAAACATGGGGTAGCAATGGACAATGCAATTCACGAATTAAAATATGTCGCCAAAGAAACAACATTATCTAATAACGATGACGGTATTGGCGTCTATCTCAATCACTTTTTCAACTTAAATATACCAAAATAA
- a CDS encoding metal-sulfur cluster assembly factor: MEEALKDSILGALENVIDPELGIDIVNLGLVYKVDLNDDGLCTVEMTLTSIGCPLGPQIVDQVKTALGELPEIKDTEVNIVWNPPWNKDMMSRYAKIALGVN, translated from the coding sequence ATGGAAGAGGCATTAAAAGACAGTATTTTAGGTGCGTTAGAAAACGTTATTGATCCTGAGTTGGGTATTGATATCGTCAACCTAGGTCTTGTTTATAAAGTTGATTTAAACGATGATGGTCTTTGTACCGTTGAGATGACATTGACATCAATCGGTTGTCCGTTAGGGCCACAAATTGTGGATCAGGTAAAAACAGCACTAGGTGAGCTACCAGAAATAAAAGATACTGAAGTTAACATCGTATGGAATCCGCCATGGAATAAAGATATGATGTCACGCTATGCTAAAATTGCATTAGGCGTAAACTAA
- a CDS encoding acyltransferase family protein has product MWNFDKPSHHSLSTRYMPGLDGLRAIAVIAVIIYHLNPQWLPGGFLGVDTFFVISGYLITSLLLTEYHNNHYIDLWAFWIRRLKRLVPAVIFLIMVVLILTLFAAPGEVKAVRGDAFAALFYISNWWYIFQDVDYFAQFEVAPLKHLWSLAIEEQFYLCFPIILLIMLYFIKRIKPILYVLLTCIVLSMIAMGVMYEPQGNVARVYFGTDTRLQTLLLGVLLAFVWPAFKLKVQTAVKARVVIDSIGVVTLLGVLICFRYVSDTHHWLYYGGFGWISFLTLGVIASAVHPSGWFAKLLGNPLFTYIGSRSYSLYLWHYPIIVFVQHQFVQGQLPNYAYMIEVILTIAMAEFSYRWIETPFRQKGFHIFDFRHLKHWQLRNVKRTWLVILLLVPSILILAGVFNGLSKEKAHTTAINTDEVEKYIATPIPLDTIKIDGLEVKGHKSPYAHWKPLLIGDSVMVDIGDAFKEKVPNASINGLIGRQLVQAIPLVRESYPEYKDPDDIVVLELGTNGDFTKEQLDTLLGLFDKAQVYIVNTRVPRDYETHVNELFAKAAEKRDNVQLVDWYSRSEGHPNYFAPDGIHLEADGVRALNNEIIRTIEKYNKE; this is encoded by the coding sequence ATGTGGAATTTTGATAAACCTTCGCATCATTCGTTATCAACACGTTATATGCCCGGATTGGATGGATTACGTGCTATCGCTGTGATAGCAGTCATTATCTATCATCTAAATCCACAATGGTTACCAGGTGGATTTTTAGGTGTAGATACATTTTTTGTGATTTCAGGCTATTTGATTACCAGTTTATTATTAACGGAATATCACAACAATCATTACATTGACTTATGGGCATTTTGGATAAGACGTTTGAAGCGACTTGTTCCAGCAGTTATCTTTTTAATTATGGTCGTCTTGATTTTGACATTATTTGCTGCACCGGGAGAGGTTAAAGCAGTGCGTGGCGATGCTTTTGCTGCTCTTTTTTATATCAGCAACTGGTGGTATATCTTTCAGGATGTGGATTACTTTGCACAATTTGAAGTCGCACCACTTAAACATTTGTGGTCATTAGCCATTGAAGAACAATTCTATTTGTGCTTTCCAATTATTTTATTAATCATGCTCTATTTTATCAAGAGAATCAAACCTATATTATATGTATTACTCACTTGTATTGTTTTGTCTATGATTGCAATGGGTGTAATGTATGAGCCACAGGGTAATGTTGCGCGTGTATACTTTGGAACAGATACACGTTTACAAACTTTATTACTTGGTGTTTTACTTGCATTTGTATGGCCTGCTTTCAAGCTAAAAGTACAGACAGCTGTAAAAGCTAGAGTAGTGATTGACAGTATTGGTGTTGTAACACTATTAGGTGTGTTAATTTGTTTTCGATATGTCAGCGATACACATCATTGGTTGTATTATGGTGGCTTTGGATGGATTAGTTTTCTAACACTCGGCGTTATCGCAAGTGCAGTGCACCCTAGTGGTTGGTTTGCAAAATTACTAGGTAATCCTCTCTTTACATATATTGGTTCACGCTCATACAGTCTTTATTTATGGCATTATCCAATTATTGTTTTTGTACAACATCAATTTGTACAGGGACAATTACCGAATTATGCCTATATGATTGAAGTGATATTAACGATTGCTATGGCAGAATTCTCATATCGTTGGATTGAAACCCCCTTTCGCCAAAAAGGCTTTCATATTTTTGATTTTCGCCATCTTAAACATTGGCAATTGCGCAATGTCAAACGTACGTGGTTGGTCATCTTATTGCTTGTGCCTTCGATTTTAATTTTAGCAGGTGTATTTAATGGTTTGTCTAAAGAGAAAGCACATACGACAGCAATTAACACAGATGAAGTTGAAAAATATATTGCAACACCCATCCCACTCGATACGATAAAGATAGATGGTTTAGAAGTGAAGGGGCATAAATCACCTTATGCGCACTGGAAGCCACTACTGATTGGAGATTCAGTTATGGTTGATATTGGAGATGCATTTAAAGAAAAAGTGCCTAATGCAAGTATTAACGGTCTAATTGGTCGTCAACTTGTACAAGCAATTCCTCTTGTACGTGAAAGTTATCCAGAGTATAAAGATCCGGATGATATCGTTGTTTTAGAGTTGGGGACAAATGGTGACTTCACAAAAGAACAACTGGATACATTATTAGGGTTATTCGATAAAGCGCAAGTTTATATTGTGAATACAAGAGTACCTCGCGACTATGAAACACATGTCAATGAACTATTTGCTAAAGCAGCTGAAAAGAGAGACAACGTGCAACTTGTTGATTGGTATTCAAGATCAGAAGGACATCCAAATTATTTCGCACCTGATGGTATTCATTTAGAGGCAGATGGTGTACGCGCATTGAACAATGAGATTATCCGTACAATTGAAAAGTATAATAAAGAGTAA
- the clpB gene encoding ATP-dependent chaperone ClpB, translated as MDINKMTHSIQSALQKAIEYTQTYQLTNIEVEAILKAILEIQDSLFHTILERAKVDTQALEKAYEQKLKQYPKVSGDHVQYGQYLSQQTHTLLNKAEQYMHEYDDQFISMEHMLRAAIDTDPTTQSFVQYKEEAIKEIIKKIRGGNHVTTQNPEVNYEALSKYGRDLVEEVRKGNMDPVIGRDEEIRNTIRILSRKTKNNPVLIGEPGVGKTAIVEGLAQRIVKKDVPESLLDKTVFELDLSALVAGAKYRGEFEERLKAVLKEVKESDGRILLFIDEIHMLVGAGKTDGAMDAGNMLKPMLARGELHCIGATTLNEYREYIEKDSALERRFQKVNVKEPNIEDTISILRGLKERYEVHHGVRIQDRALVAAAELSDRYITDRFLPDKAIDLVDQASATIRTEMGSNPTELDQANRRVMQLEIEENALKKESDDASRMRLKELQEELAEEKEKQSQLQARVEEEKEKIAKVQDKRAELDESRKALEDAENNYDLEKAAVLQHGKIPELERELKELEAAFQESQGEDGERIIREVVTDEEIGEIVSQWTGIPVSKLVETEREKLLNLSDILHKRVVGQDRAVDLVSDAVVRARAGIKDPNRPIGSFLFLGPTGVGKTELAKSLASTLFDSEKHMIRIDMSEYMEKHAVSRLIGAPPGYIGHDEGGQLTEAVRRNPYSVILLDEVEKAHTDVFNVLLQILDEGRLTDSKGRSVDFKNTIIIMTSNIGSQILLENVKNSGVITEETEKAVMNSLNAYFKPEILNRMDDIVLFRPLSVSDMQMIVDKILTNLNMRLMDQRITIEMTDEAEQWMGETAYEPEFGARPLKRFVQRHVETPLARLMIKDSLPEGTKVYGYLQDGKIQFNIERPESIES; from the coding sequence TTGGATATTAATAAGATGACACATTCTATTCAAAGTGCTTTACAAAAAGCAATAGAATACACACAGACATATCAATTAACAAATATTGAAGTTGAAGCGATTTTAAAAGCAATATTAGAAATACAAGATAGCTTATTTCATACCATATTAGAGCGTGCCAAGGTAGATACACAGGCACTTGAAAAAGCATACGAACAAAAGTTGAAGCAGTATCCGAAAGTATCTGGAGATCATGTACAATATGGTCAATATCTCTCACAACAAACACATACATTATTGAATAAAGCAGAACAATATATGCACGAATACGATGATCAATTTATCTCTATGGAACATATGCTACGTGCAGCAATAGATACTGACCCAACGACACAATCTTTTGTGCAATATAAAGAAGAAGCTATTAAAGAAATCATTAAAAAAATTAGAGGAGGTAATCACGTGACAACACAAAATCCTGAAGTAAACTATGAAGCATTATCTAAATATGGCCGTGATTTAGTAGAAGAAGTGCGCAAAGGCAATATGGATCCTGTTATTGGTCGAGACGAAGAGATTCGTAACACGATTCGTATTTTAAGTCGTAAAACAAAAAATAACCCTGTATTAATCGGTGAGCCGGGTGTTGGTAAAACAGCGATTGTTGAAGGACTGGCACAGCGTATTGTAAAAAAAGATGTACCAGAATCACTGCTGGATAAAACAGTGTTTGAACTTGATTTAAGTGCGTTAGTAGCAGGTGCAAAATATCGTGGTGAATTTGAAGAAAGACTTAAAGCAGTATTAAAAGAAGTAAAAGAATCTGACGGACGTATTTTATTATTTATTGATGAGATTCACATGCTTGTTGGTGCAGGTAAAACTGATGGTGCAATGGACGCTGGAAATATGTTAAAACCAATGTTGGCAAGAGGAGAGCTGCATTGTATCGGTGCAACAACACTGAATGAATATCGTGAATATATTGAGAAAGATTCAGCCTTAGAGCGTCGTTTTCAAAAGGTTAATGTCAAAGAGCCGAATATTGAAGATACGATTTCGATTTTGCGTGGACTTAAAGAACGTTATGAAGTGCATCATGGTGTGCGTATTCAAGACCGTGCATTAGTAGCTGCAGCAGAGCTATCAGATCGTTATATTACAGATCGCTTTTTACCAGATAAAGCGATAGACCTTGTCGATCAAGCTTCAGCAACCATTCGTACGGAAATGGGATCTAATCCAACAGAACTCGATCAAGCCAATCGTCGTGTCATGCAGCTTGAAATTGAAGAAAATGCATTAAAAAAAGAATCTGATGATGCAAGTCGTATGCGCTTAAAAGAGTTACAAGAAGAACTTGCTGAAGAAAAAGAAAAACAATCACAGTTACAGGCACGTGTAGAAGAAGAAAAAGAAAAAATAGCTAAAGTTCAAGACAAGCGTGCGGAACTTGATGAAAGTCGTAAAGCATTGGAAGATGCTGAAAACAATTATGATCTTGAAAAAGCGGCAGTCTTACAGCACGGTAAAATACCAGAACTGGAAAGAGAGTTAAAAGAATTAGAAGCAGCATTTCAGGAATCTCAAGGAGAAGATGGGGAACGTATCATTCGCGAAGTTGTGACTGATGAAGAGATTGGTGAGATTGTCAGTCAGTGGACAGGTATTCCCGTGTCGAAACTTGTGGAAACTGAACGCGAAAAGTTACTCAACTTATCAGATATTTTACACAAACGCGTTGTAGGTCAAGACCGCGCTGTCGATCTTGTATCAGATGCCGTTGTTCGAGCGAGAGCAGGTATTAAAGACCCAAATCGTCCAATTGGTTCATTTTTATTCTTAGGACCTACAGGAGTGGGGAAAACAGAGTTGGCTAAATCACTGGCTTCAACACTGTTTGATTCTGAAAAGCATATGATTCGTATCGATATGAGTGAGTATATGGAAAAACACGCGGTGTCTCGATTAATTGGTGCTCCTCCAGGTTATATTGGTCATGATGAAGGTGGTCAATTAACAGAAGCAGTAAGACGTAACCCTTACTCTGTTATTCTGCTTGATGAAGTTGAGAAAGCACATACTGATGTTTTTAATGTATTACTACAAATTTTAGATGAAGGGCGATTGACGGATTCTAAAGGACGTAGTGTAGATTTTAAAAATACAATCATCATTATGACAAGTAATATTGGCTCACAAATCTTATTGGAAAATGTAAAAAATTCAGGTGTTATTACTGAAGAAACTGAAAAAGCAGTGATGAATAGTTTAAATGCATACTTTAAGCCAGAAATTTTAAACCGCATGGATGATATTGTGTTATTCCGCCCATTATCAGTAAGTGATATGCAGATGATTGTGGATAAGATTTTAACAAATTTAAATATGCGTTTAATGGATCAACGCATTACAATAGAGATGACAGATGAAGCAGAACAATGGATGGGAGAGACAGCTTATGAGCCAGAGTTTGGTGCACGTCCATTGAAGCGCTTTGTCCAAAGACATGTAGAAACACCGTTGGCACGCTTAATGATTAAAGATAGCTTGCCTGAAGGAACAAAAGTATATGGTTATTTACAAGATGGCAAAATTCAATTTAATATTGAGCGACCTGAATCAATAGAATCATAA
- a CDS encoding DUF2929 family protein, protein MKYIITFIWAVLLFEMVNFVLNSLGGGGPLNLVAPIGLAVFVFIIIFIIDIAGRSNNNHQSTESH, encoded by the coding sequence ATGAAATATATCATCACATTCATTTGGGCTGTACTATTATTTGAGATGGTTAACTTTGTATTGAATAGCTTAGGTGGTGGTGGTCCACTTAATCTTGTTGCTCCAATTGGTCTTGCTGTATTTGTTTTTATCATTATTTTTATTATTGATATTGCCGGACGATCAAACAATAACCACCAATCAACTGAATCACATTAA
- a CDS encoding beta-ketoacyl-ACP synthase III, translated as MNVGIKGFGAYVPERVVDNAYFEAYLDTSDEWISQMTGIKERRWADEDQDTSDLAYEASLRAIEDAGIQAEDVDMIIVATSTGDHRFPTVANMLQERLGLKKVASMDQLAACTGFMYGIITARAFILSGDYQNILVVGADKLSKITDLNDRGTAILFGDGAGAAIIGEVSGNRGILSYELGSDGIGGKYLYQEQDTDLIRMNGREVFKFAVRIMGESSTRVVEKANLTADDINMFIPHQANIRIMESARQRLNLPKEKMSVSVDKYGNTSAASIPLSIGQERDHGNLKDDDILVLVGFGGGLTWGSIVIRWGK; from the coding sequence ATGAATGTAGGAATTAAAGGATTTGGCGCTTATGTTCCAGAACGTGTAGTGGATAATGCATATTTTGAGGCATATCTTGACACGTCAGATGAGTGGATTTCACAAATGACAGGAATTAAAGAACGCAGATGGGCAGATGAAGACCAAGATACATCTGACTTGGCATATGAAGCAAGTTTAAGAGCGATAGAAGATGCGGGTATTCAAGCTGAAGATGTAGATATGATCATTGTTGCAACTTCAACAGGAGATCATCGTTTTCCGACCGTAGCCAATATGTTGCAAGAACGTTTAGGATTGAAAAAAGTAGCCTCTATGGATCAGTTGGCAGCTTGCACGGGTTTTATGTATGGCATTATAACAGCAAGAGCATTTATACTATCGGGTGATTATCAAAATATTTTAGTTGTTGGTGCGGATAAGTTATCTAAAATTACAGATTTAAACGATCGTGGTACAGCTATTTTATTTGGTGATGGTGCTGGTGCAGCGATTATTGGCGAAGTATCAGGTAACCGTGGTATTCTAAGTTATGAACTGGGTTCTGACGGTATCGGAGGTAAATATTTGTATCAGGAGCAAGATACAGATCTGATTCGAATGAACGGACGGGAAGTGTTTAAATTTGCTGTGCGTATAATGGGTGAGTCTTCTACGCGCGTTGTTGAAAAAGCAAATTTAACAGCAGATGATATTAATATGTTTATTCCACACCAAGCGAATATTCGTATCATGGAGTCAGCACGTCAAAGATTAAACTTACCTAAAGAGAAGATGAGTGTATCTGTTGATAAGTATGGTAATACATCGGCAGCATCTATCCCTTTAAGTATCGGACAGGAACGTGATCACGGAAATCTTAAAGATGACGATATACTTGTATTAGTAGGATTTGGCGGTGGATTGACTTGGGGATCAATAGTGATTCGCTGGGGCAAATAA
- the fabF gene encoding beta-ketoacyl-ACP synthase II, translating to MVKKQRVVVTGLGALSPIGNDVPTMWNNALNGVNGIDKITRIDTTPYQVHIGGELKDFDIEDFIPKKEVRKMARFTQYAVVAARQALEDSGLKIDESNADRVGVWIGSGIGGMETFEEAFDQLQKRGPRRVSPFFVPMLIPDMASGQVSIDLGAKGPNGSTVTACATATNSIGEAFKFIERGDADAMITGGTEAPITHMSIAGFSASRALSTNDDVETACRPFQEGRDGFVMGEGAGVIVLESLESAQARGATIYAEIVGYGTTGDAHHITAPAPEGEGGARAMEAALKDADVAPESIQYLNAHGTSTPVGDLFEIQAIKRTFGEAAKSLKISSTKSMTGHLLGATGGVEAIFSILSIRDGKIAPTIHANAIDPEIDLDITPNTAVEHDITYAMSNSLGFGGHNAVLVFKKYNES from the coding sequence ATGGTAAAGAAACAACGTGTTGTAGTAACTGGTTTAGGTGCATTATCACCTATTGGAAATGATGTGCCTACAATGTGGAACAATGCTTTAAACGGTGTGAATGGTATTGATAAAATTACGCGTATTGATACGACACCTTATCAAGTACATATTGGAGGAGAGCTCAAGGACTTTGATATAGAGGACTTTATTCCAAAAAAAGAAGTAAGAAAAATGGCACGTTTTACACAATATGCAGTCGTTGCAGCGCGTCAAGCATTGGAAGATTCAGGACTAAAAATTGATGAATCGAATGCAGATCGCGTTGGTGTTTGGATCGGTTCTGGTATTGGAGGCATGGAAACATTTGAAGAAGCGTTTGATCAGTTACAGAAGCGTGGTCCTCGTCGTGTGAGTCCATTTTTTGTACCAATGCTCATACCAGATATGGCTTCAGGACAGGTTTCTATTGATCTTGGCGCCAAAGGTCCCAATGGTTCAACGGTAACAGCTTGTGCAACAGCAACAAATTCCATTGGAGAAGCATTTAAGTTTATTGAGCGTGGTGATGCCGATGCGATGATTACAGGTGGTACAGAGGCACCGATTACACATATGTCTATCGCTGGATTTAGTGCAAGTCGTGCATTGTCCACAAATGATGATGTAGAAACAGCGTGTCGTCCATTCCAAGAAGGTCGAGATGGTTTTGTGATGGGAGAAGGTGCAGGAGTTATTGTTTTAGAATCATTAGAATCTGCACAAGCACGTGGTGCAACAATTTATGCAGAAATTGTGGGTTATGGTACAACGGGAGATGCACATCATATTACAGCACCAGCACCGGAAGGAGAAGGTGGTGCGCGTGCAATGGAAGCCGCGTTAAAAGATGCTGATGTCGCCCCAGAATCCATTCAATATCTAAATGCACATGGAACGAGTACCCCGGTAGGAGATTTATTTGAAATTCAGGCGATCAAGCGTACATTCGGAGAAGCTGCCAAGTCCTTAAAAATCAGCTCTACAAAATCAATGACAGGTCACTTATTAGGTGCAACTGGTGGCGTAGAGGCGATTTTCTCGATTTTATCGATCAGAGATGGAAAAATCGCACCGACTATACATGCAAATGCGATTGACCCAGAAATTGACTTAGATATTACACCGAATACAGCGGTTGAACATGATATTACTTATGCTATGAGCAATAGTTTAGGGTTCGGTGGACATAATGCAGTATTAGTTTTTAAAAAATATAACGAATCTTAA
- a CDS encoding DUF3899 domain-containing protein — MKKLNLNTIIYIFITPIFTFCIWSITTHTWLHFINTLFVLSIIMTMFSFLLLLVQEGIFDVTSYGFRKFRYQMMRKKNRHLYEEDDFYNPKSPKRQHYAVQSWIKPTLFANLTYIILSFILAFTI; from the coding sequence ATGAAAAAACTTAATCTTAATACAATTATTTACATTTTTATAACACCTATATTCACTTTTTGTATCTGGTCTATCACAACGCATACATGGCTCCATTTTATTAATACATTATTTGTACTTTCTATCATTATGACTATGTTTTCATTTTTACTACTACTCGTACAAGAAGGCATTTTTGATGTAACAAGCTATGGGTTTAGAAAGTTTCGTTACCAAATGATGCGCAAAAAAAATAGACATCTCTATGAAGAAGATGACTTTTATAACCCCAAATCTCCAAAACGCCAACATTATGCTGTACAATCTTGGATTAAACCGACATTGTTTGCTAACCTTACCTATATTATCCTTTCATTCATATTGGCATTTACCATTTAA